A stretch of the Mycolicibacterium celeriflavum genome encodes the following:
- the secA2 gene encoding accessory Sec system translocase SecA2 gives MAKTKTRNSGRVSSKFWRLLGASTDRDQAQSMAEVRGSAEFDEKAAALDDEQLRKAAKLLNLDDLAESTDIPQFLAIAREAAERTTQLRPFDVQLLGALRMLAGDVVEMATGEGKTLSGAIAAAGYALGGRRVHVITINDYLARRDAEWMGPLLEALDLTVGWITESSTADERRAAYKCNITYASVNEIGFDVLRDQLVTDVDDLVSPNPDVALIDEADSVLVDEALVPLVLAGTSHRETPKVEIIRMVGELTPGVDYDTDTDSRNVHLTETGALKMEAKLGGIDLYSEEHVATTLTEINVALHAHVLLQRDVHYIVRDDAVHLINASRGRIAQLQRWPDGLQAAVEAKEGIETTETGEVLDTITVQALVNRYQTVCGMTGTALAAGEQLRQFYKLGVSPIDPNKPNIRQDETDRVYVTAAAKNDAIVEHIKEIHETRQPVLVGTRDVAESEELHEKLLKAGMPAVVLNAKNDAEEAAVIAEAGKLGSITVSTQMAGRGTDIRLGGSDEADHDEVAELGGLHVIGTGRHHTERLDNQLRGRAGRQGDPGSSVFFSSWEDDVVVAHLEPNKLPMDSDEDGRVVSPKAATLLDHAQRIAEGRMLDIHANNWRYNQLIAQQRAIIVERRNTLLRTPTAREEIADLSPKRYEEVVERLGEEKLEKICRLIMLFHLDRGWADHLAFLADIRESIHLRALGNQTPIDEFHRMAVDAFASLAADAIEAAQQTFETAPSIEDEPGVDLSKLARPTSTWTYMVHDNPLADDSLSALSLPGVFR, from the coding sequence GTGGCGAAGACGAAGACCCGCAATTCAGGTCGTGTCAGCAGTAAATTCTGGCGGCTGCTCGGCGCCAGCACCGACCGGGACCAGGCCCAGTCGATGGCCGAGGTGCGCGGCTCGGCGGAGTTCGACGAGAAGGCCGCGGCGCTCGACGACGAGCAACTGCGCAAGGCCGCCAAGCTGCTGAACCTCGACGACCTCGCCGAGTCCACCGACATTCCGCAGTTCCTTGCGATCGCCAGGGAGGCGGCCGAAAGGACGACCCAGCTCCGTCCTTTTGATGTGCAGCTGCTTGGTGCACTGCGGATGCTCGCCGGCGACGTGGTCGAGATGGCCACCGGTGAAGGCAAGACCCTGTCGGGCGCGATCGCGGCGGCCGGTTATGCGCTGGGTGGTCGGCGCGTGCACGTCATCACCATCAACGACTATCTGGCGCGCCGCGACGCCGAGTGGATGGGCCCGCTGCTGGAGGCGCTGGACCTGACCGTCGGTTGGATCACCGAGAGCTCGACGGCCGACGAGCGCCGCGCGGCCTACAAGTGCAACATCACCTACGCGTCGGTCAACGAGATCGGCTTCGACGTGCTGCGCGATCAGCTGGTCACCGACGTGGACGATCTCGTCTCACCGAACCCCGACGTCGCGCTGATCGACGAGGCCGACTCCGTGCTCGTCGACGAAGCGCTGGTGCCGCTGGTGCTCGCGGGGACCAGCCACCGCGAGACCCCGAAGGTCGAGATCATCCGGATGGTCGGCGAACTCACGCCGGGCGTCGACTACGACACCGACACCGACAGTCGCAACGTGCATCTCACCGAGACCGGCGCGCTGAAGATGGAAGCCAAACTCGGCGGCATCGACCTGTATTCCGAGGAGCACGTCGCCACCACGCTCACCGAGATCAACGTGGCGCTGCACGCGCATGTGCTGCTGCAGCGCGATGTGCACTACATCGTCCGCGACGACGCCGTACATCTGATCAACGCCTCCCGCGGCCGGATCGCCCAGCTGCAGCGCTGGCCCGACGGTCTGCAGGCTGCGGTCGAGGCGAAGGAGGGCATCGAGACGACCGAGACCGGTGAGGTGCTCGACACCATCACGGTGCAGGCGCTGGTCAACCGGTACCAGACGGTGTGCGGCATGACCGGCACCGCGCTGGCCGCAGGCGAGCAGCTGCGCCAGTTCTACAAGCTCGGCGTCTCGCCGATCGACCCCAACAAGCCGAACATCCGCCAGGACGAAACCGACCGCGTGTACGTCACGGCGGCAGCCAAGAACGACGCGATCGTCGAGCACATCAAGGAGATCCACGAGACCAGGCAACCGGTGCTGGTGGGCACCCGCGACGTGGCCGAGTCGGAGGAGCTGCACGAGAAGCTGTTGAAGGCGGGCATGCCCGCGGTCGTCCTCAATGCGAAGAACGACGCCGAGGAGGCCGCGGTGATCGCCGAGGCCGGCAAGCTCGGCAGCATCACGGTGTCCACCCAGATGGCCGGCCGCGGCACAGATATCCGTCTCGGTGGCTCCGACGAGGCCGACCATGATGAGGTCGCCGAGCTCGGCGGGCTGCACGTCATCGGCACCGGTCGGCACCACACCGAGCGGCTCGACAACCAGCTGCGCGGTCGCGCCGGGCGCCAGGGCGACCCGGGCTCGTCGGTGTTCTTCTCCAGTTGGGAAGACGACGTGGTGGTCGCGCACCTCGAACCGAACAAGCTTCCGATGGACAGCGACGAGGACGGTCGCGTCGTGAGCCCCAAGGCGGCCACCTTGTTGGATCACGCGCAGCGCATCGCCGAAGGCCGGATGCTCGACATCCACGCCAACAACTGGCGCTACAACCAGCTGATCGCCCAGCAGCGCGCGATCATCGTCGAACGCCGAAACACCTTGCTGCGCACGCCGACCGCACGTGAGGAAATCGCCGACCTCTCGCCGAAACGCTACGAGGAGGTCGTCGAGCGGCTCGGCGAGGAGAAGCTGGAGAAGATCTGCCGGCTGATCATGCTGTTCCACCTCGACCGAGGGTGGGCCGACCACCTGGCGTTTCTGGCCGACATCCGGGAGAGCATCCACCTGCGAGCGCTGGGCAACCAGACACCGATCGACGAGTTCCACCGGATGGCTGTCGACGCGTTCGCCTCGCTGGCCGCCGATGCGATCGAGGCGGCCCAGCAGACGTTCGAGACCGCGCCGTCGATCGAGGACGAGCCCGGGGTCGACCTCTCCAAGCTGGCCCGACCGACCTCGACGTGGACGTACATGGTGCACGACAACCCGCTCGCCGACGACTCGCTGTCGGCGCTGAGCCTGCCGGGCGTGTTCCGCTAG
- a CDS encoding GNAT family N-acetyltransferase, with protein MEVRFHDSAAEFVAIAEPVYRRDPIANTIELTVLPAALPDDALLLSLWKDSDIAGVALQTPPYPLTCNGIPLEHIDVVAREVADRRPGLTGVRGTRDAATAFADAWREGTGRSGAVALEERLYRLGALQPPAGVAGSSRRADDRDRAVLSDWVELFIEEAFGHPDTAGGEFVDAATARGDRFVLWDVDGTPVSMALLRSAAAGVSRIGPVFTPANRRANGYGSAVTAAAAQAALDRGDAGVVLFTDLANPTSNAIYQKIGFDAVSDFVRIDFRTVD; from the coding sequence ATGGAGGTGCGCTTTCACGACTCAGCCGCCGAATTTGTGGCGATCGCAGAACCGGTGTATCGCCGAGACCCGATCGCCAACACGATCGAGTTGACCGTCCTACCGGCCGCACTGCCGGACGACGCGCTGCTGCTGTCCCTGTGGAAGGATTCGGACATCGCCGGTGTTGCACTGCAGACGCCTCCATATCCATTGACATGCAACGGTATTCCACTCGAGCACATCGATGTCGTCGCCCGCGAGGTCGCGGATAGGCGTCCCGGCCTGACGGGCGTGCGGGGTACCCGGGACGCCGCCACCGCATTCGCCGACGCCTGGAGGGAAGGCACGGGTCGATCAGGCGCAGTCGCGCTCGAGGAGCGGCTGTACCGGCTCGGCGCGTTGCAACCGCCGGCGGGTGTCGCGGGTTCGTCCCGCAGGGCAGACGACAGGGACCGCGCAGTGCTGAGCGACTGGGTGGAGCTGTTCATCGAGGAGGCATTCGGACATCCCGACACCGCCGGTGGCGAATTCGTCGACGCCGCGACCGCTCGCGGCGATCGGTTCGTGCTGTGGGACGTCGACGGCACGCCGGTGAGCATGGCGCTGCTGCGCTCGGCCGCGGCCGGGGTCTCGCGCATCGGTCCGGTCTTCACACCCGCGAACCGCCGGGCAAACGGCTACGGCTCGGCCGTCACCGCCGCGGCCGCACAAGCCGCGCTGGATCGCGGCGACGCCGGTGTCGTGCTGTTCACCGACCTGGCCAATCCGACGTCGAACGCGATCTACCAGAAGATCGGCTTCGACGCGGTGTCGGACTTCGTGCGCATCGATTTCCGCACTGTCGACTGA
- a CDS encoding acetolactate synthase → MSTDAPVPAAVNAGHLIARRLRASGIDTVFTLSGGHLFSIYDGCRAESIRLIDTRHEQTAAFAAEGWSKVTRVPGVAALTAGPGVTNGMSAMAAAQQNQSPLVILGGRAPALRWGQGSLQEIDHVPFVAPLTRFAATAESPDAVGRLIDDALRAAVGVGGASSGVSFVDFPMDHVFSEATDTGGPGALSRPPAVVHADGAAVEAAVRLLAGAQRPVIMAGTNVWWGHAETALLKLAESLRIPVLMNGMARGVVPADHQLAFSRARSKALKEADVALVIGVPMDFRLGFGGVFGADTTLIAVDRVAPERPPARPVAASLFGDLSATLSALSAAATPDHEAWIADLRAVETAARTAEADELRDDRTPLHPMRVYAELNTMLDRDAIVVIDAGDFGSYAGRLIDSYVPGAWLDSGPFGCLGSGPGYALAAKLARPDRQVVLLQGDGAFGFSGMEWDTLVRHGVQVVSVIGNNGIWALEKHPMEMLYGYSVVAELRPGTRYDEVVTALGGHGELVATPAELRPALERAFSSSLPAVVNALTDPTVAYPRRSNLA, encoded by the coding sequence ATGAGCACCGACGCTCCGGTTCCTGCTGCGGTGAACGCCGGACACCTGATCGCCCGGCGGTTGCGGGCCAGCGGCATCGACACCGTCTTCACGCTCTCGGGTGGGCACCTGTTCTCCATCTACGACGGCTGCCGGGCGGAGAGCATCAGGTTGATCGACACCCGCCATGAGCAGACCGCCGCGTTCGCCGCGGAGGGCTGGTCGAAGGTGACGCGGGTGCCGGGCGTGGCGGCGTTGACTGCCGGTCCCGGAGTCACGAACGGCATGAGCGCGATGGCCGCCGCACAGCAGAACCAGTCGCCGCTGGTCATCCTCGGCGGTCGCGCGCCGGCGCTGCGGTGGGGGCAGGGCAGCCTGCAGGAGATCGACCACGTCCCGTTCGTCGCGCCGTTGACCCGGTTCGCGGCCACCGCGGAGTCGCCGGACGCCGTCGGGCGGCTGATCGACGACGCGCTGCGGGCAGCGGTCGGGGTCGGTGGAGCGTCGTCGGGGGTGTCGTTCGTCGACTTCCCGATGGACCACGTGTTCAGCGAGGCCACCGACACCGGCGGCCCCGGAGCGCTGAGCCGGCCTCCTGCGGTGGTGCACGCCGACGGGGCTGCGGTGGAAGCCGCCGTGCGGCTGTTGGCCGGGGCGCAGCGGCCGGTCATCATGGCGGGCACAAACGTCTGGTGGGGCCACGCCGAGACCGCCCTGTTGAAGCTGGCCGAGTCGCTGCGCATTCCGGTGCTCATGAACGGAATGGCCCGTGGCGTCGTACCCGCCGACCACCAGCTCGCGTTCTCGCGGGCACGGTCGAAGGCGTTGAAGGAAGCCGATGTCGCGCTGGTGATCGGCGTACCGATGGACTTCCGCCTCGGCTTCGGGGGCGTGTTCGGAGCCGACACCACGCTGATCGCCGTCGACCGCGTCGCCCCCGAGCGGCCACCCGCGCGACCAGTTGCCGCCAGCTTGTTCGGTGACCTCAGCGCGACGTTGTCTGCGCTCTCGGCGGCCGCCACACCCGACCACGAAGCCTGGATCGCGGATCTTCGCGCAGTGGAGACCGCGGCGCGCACCGCCGAGGCTGACGAACTTCGTGACGACCGCACGCCGCTGCACCCGATGCGGGTGTACGCGGAGCTCAACACGATGCTCGACCGCGACGCGATAGTGGTGATCGACGCGGGCGACTTCGGTTCATACGCGGGTCGCCTCATCGACAGCTACGTGCCCGGCGCCTGGCTCGACAGCGGCCCGTTCGGCTGTCTGGGCTCGGGACCCGGATACGCCCTGGCCGCCAAGCTGGCCCGGCCGGACCGGCAGGTGGTGTTGTTGCAGGGCGACGGCGCGTTCGGGTTCTCCGGCATGGAGTGGGATACGTTGGTACGGCACGGGGTTCAGGTGGTGTCGGTGATCGGCAACAACGGCATCTGGGCGCTGGAGAAGCACCCCATGGAGATGTTGTATGGGTATTCCGTGGTGGCCGAACTGCGGCCGGGCACCCGGTACGACGAGGTGGTCACCGCTCTGGGCGGGCACGGCGAACTGGTGGCGACGCCCGCCGAGCTGCGACCCGCCCTGGAGCGGGCGTTTTCCTCGAGCCTGCCCGCAGTGGTCAACGCGCTGACCGATCCGACGGTGGCTTACCCGCGCCGGTCGAACCTGGCGTAG
- a CDS encoding ABC transporter ATP-binding protein/permease, whose protein sequence is MFAPTLDWGNELLASLTWIAQAWAIAAVCTLVILVLIARFTDWGRQFWRITGDYFKGPESVTVWLWLAVILLSVIIGVRLSVLFTYQGSDMMTSFQVVAAGIGNGDDAIKESGRNGFWLSMLVFSILAVMHVARIMLDLFITQRFMLAWRVWLTDRMTGDWLDGKAYYRGRFIDQTIDNPDQRIQQDIDILTAGVGGLPNTPNNTSTSTLLFGAVNAVVSMISFTAILWNLSGTLTLPLIETEVPKAMFWILLGYVLFASVIAFWVGRPIIWLSFNNEKFNAAFRYALVRLRDASEAVAFYRGEIAERTGLRRLFAPVVSNYKRYINRMMGFYGWNLSMDQIIVVPPYLLQFPRFFNGEITLGAMSQTASAFGNIEQGLSFFRNVYDQFAGYRAAIIRLHGLVNANDEGRELPEITTTPAADGTVRLDDIEVRTPDGRQLINPLDLRLEVGETLVVTGPSGVGKTTLLRSLAELWPFTSGTLTRPCGPNETMFLSQLPYVPLGDLRAVVSYPNEGGAIEDRELERTLEAVALPHLIGRLDEVQDWAKVLSPGEQQRIAFARILLTRPKAVFLDESTSALDEGVEFLLYQLVRTRLPDTILVSVSHRKTVEQHHSHELELLGEGEWRFSRIGGDEPVPV, encoded by the coding sequence ATGTTCGCCCCGACGCTGGACTGGGGCAACGAGCTTCTGGCGTCGCTGACATGGATCGCCCAGGCGTGGGCGATCGCGGCGGTGTGCACCCTTGTGATCCTCGTGCTGATCGCCCGGTTCACGGATTGGGGCAGGCAGTTCTGGCGCATCACCGGCGACTACTTCAAGGGCCCGGAGAGCGTCACGGTGTGGCTCTGGCTGGCGGTGATCCTGCTTTCGGTGATCATCGGTGTCCGACTCTCGGTGCTCTTCACGTATCAGGGCAGCGACATGATGACCAGCTTCCAGGTGGTGGCTGCGGGCATCGGCAACGGCGACGACGCGATCAAGGAATCCGGCAGAAACGGGTTCTGGCTGTCGATGCTCGTCTTCTCGATCCTGGCCGTCATGCACGTCGCGCGGATCATGTTGGACCTGTTCATCACGCAACGGTTCATGCTGGCCTGGCGTGTCTGGTTGACCGACCGGATGACCGGGGACTGGCTCGACGGCAAGGCGTATTACCGGGGCCGGTTCATCGACCAGACCATCGACAACCCCGATCAGCGCATCCAGCAGGACATCGACATCCTCACCGCCGGCGTCGGCGGACTACCCAACACCCCGAACAACACCTCGACCTCCACGCTGCTGTTCGGCGCCGTCAACGCCGTCGTCTCGATGATCTCGTTCACCGCGATCCTGTGGAACCTGTCGGGAACGCTCACCCTTCCGCTGATCGAGACCGAAGTGCCGAAGGCGATGTTCTGGATCCTGTTGGGATACGTGCTGTTTGCGTCCGTCATCGCGTTCTGGGTCGGCAGGCCGATCATCTGGTTGTCGTTCAACAACGAGAAGTTCAACGCCGCGTTCCGCTACGCACTGGTGCGGCTGCGCGACGCGTCCGAAGCGGTCGCGTTCTATCGCGGGGAAATCGCCGAGCGCACTGGGCTTCGCCGACTCTTCGCCCCCGTGGTGTCCAACTACAAGCGCTACATCAACCGGATGATGGGCTTCTACGGCTGGAACCTGTCGATGGATCAGATCATCGTGGTGCCGCCGTATCTGCTCCAGTTCCCGCGGTTCTTCAACGGCGAGATCACGCTCGGTGCGATGAGTCAGACGGCGTCGGCGTTCGGCAACATCGAGCAGGGCCTGTCGTTCTTCCGCAACGTGTATGACCAGTTCGCGGGCTACCGCGCCGCGATCATCCGGCTTCACGGTCTGGTCAACGCCAACGATGAGGGCCGGGAGCTACCGGAGATCACGACCACCCCGGCCGCCGACGGCACCGTCCGACTCGATGACATCGAGGTCCGCACCCCGGACGGCAGGCAGCTGATCAACCCGCTCGACCTGCGGCTGGAGGTTGGCGAGACGCTGGTCGTCACCGGCCCGTCCGGCGTAGGCAAAACCACGCTGCTGCGCAGCCTCGCGGAGTTGTGGCCGTTCACCTCCGGCACGTTGACACGGCCGTGCGGGCCGAACGAGACGATGTTCCTGTCGCAACTGCCCTACGTGCCGCTGGGGGACCTACGCGCCGTGGTCAGCTATCCGAACGAAGGAGGCGCGATCGAGGACCGAGAGTTGGAGCGCACGCTCGAAGCGGTGGCACTGCCCCATCTCATCGGCCGCTTGGACGAGGTTCAGGACTGGGCCAAGGTGCTCTCCCCCGGCGAGCAGCAGCGCATCGCATTCGCGCGCATCCTGCTGACCAGACCGAAAGCGGTGTTCCTCGACGAGTCGACGTCCGCGCTCGACGAAGGGGTGGAGTTCCTGCTCTACCAGTTGGTGCGGACACGACTGCCGGACACGATCCTGGTCAGTGTCAGCCACCGCAAGACGGTCGAGCAGCATCACAGCCATGAGCTTGAACTTCTCGGTGAGGGCGAGTGGCGTTTCAGTCGCATCGGGGGCGACGAACCGGTACCGGTCTAA
- a CDS encoding FAD-binding protein: MPDAPDTIAAADVTTWSDEADVVVIGFGIAGGCAAVTAAAGGARVLVLEKAADAGGTTSMAGGHFYLGGGTAVQRATGHDDSPEEMYKYLVAMSREPEHDKIRAYCDGSVEHFEWLEALGFEFERSYYPGKVVVPPGTEGLSYTGNEKVWPFCEQAKPAPRGHSVPVPGELGGAAMVIDLLVKRAADLGVQIRYETGATNLVVEEGSVVGVQWKHFSETGFVRAKAVVIAAGGFAMNPAMVAQYTPALGQKRKTKHHGEVEPYILGNPNDDGLGIRLGISAGGVAKNLDQLFITAAAYPPEILLTGIIVNKNGERFVAEDSYHSRTSAFVLEQPEQTAYLIVDEAHMEMPEMPLIKFLDGWETIEEVEAALGIPDGKLVATLNRYNEHAARGEDPDFHKQPEYVAVQDKGPYAVFDLSLGRAMYSGFTMGGLAVSIDGEVLREDGSAVPGLYAAGACASNIAQDGKGYASGTQLGEGSFFGRRAGAYAAER, translated from the coding sequence ATTCCCGACGCCCCCGACACCATAGCCGCGGCCGATGTGACGACATGGTCCGACGAGGCCGACGTCGTGGTGATCGGCTTCGGCATCGCGGGCGGGTGCGCGGCCGTCACCGCCGCCGCCGGGGGCGCGCGGGTGCTGGTCCTGGAGAAGGCCGCCGACGCGGGCGGCACGACGTCGATGGCCGGCGGACATTTCTACCTCGGTGGCGGAACCGCCGTGCAGCGGGCGACCGGCCACGACGACAGCCCGGAGGAGATGTACAAGTACCTGGTCGCGATGTCACGCGAGCCCGAGCACGACAAGATCCGCGCGTACTGCGACGGCAGCGTCGAACACTTCGAGTGGCTGGAGGCCCTCGGCTTCGAGTTCGAGCGCAGCTACTACCCGGGCAAGGTGGTGGTTCCGCCGGGCACCGAGGGCCTGTCGTACACGGGCAACGAGAAGGTGTGGCCGTTCTGTGAACAGGCCAAGCCCGCGCCGCGCGGCCACTCGGTCCCGGTGCCGGGGGAACTGGGCGGCGCGGCGATGGTGATCGACCTGTTGGTCAAGCGCGCCGCCGATCTCGGCGTGCAGATCCGCTACGAGACCGGTGCCACCAATCTGGTGGTCGAGGAGGGCAGCGTCGTGGGCGTGCAGTGGAAGCACTTCAGCGAGACGGGATTCGTGCGGGCCAAGGCCGTCGTCATCGCCGCGGGCGGGTTCGCGATGAACCCGGCGATGGTGGCGCAGTACACGCCGGCACTGGGCCAGAAGCGAAAGACCAAGCACCACGGCGAGGTTGAGCCCTACATCCTCGGCAACCCGAACGACGACGGGCTGGGCATCCGGTTGGGGATCTCGGCGGGCGGCGTCGCCAAGAACCTGGACCAGTTGTTCATCACCGCCGCCGCCTACCCGCCCGAAATCCTGCTCACCGGCATCATCGTCAACAAGAACGGTGAGCGGTTCGTCGCCGAGGACTCCTACCACTCGCGCACATCGGCGTTCGTCCTGGAGCAGCCGGAGCAGACGGCGTACCTGATCGTCGACGAGGCGCACATGGAGATGCCGGAGATGCCGCTGATCAAGTTCCTCGACGGGTGGGAGACGATCGAGGAAGTCGAAGCCGCGCTTGGCATTCCGGATGGCAAGCTGGTGGCGACGCTGAACCGCTACAACGAGCACGCCGCCCGCGGCGAGGACCCGGACTTTCACAAACAACCGGAATACGTTGCCGTGCAAGACAAAGGACCGTACGCGGTATTCGACCTGTCACTGGGCCGGGCGATGTACTCGGGATTCACCATGGGTGGGCTGGCGGTGTCGATCGACGGCGAGGTGCTGCGCGAGGACGGCTCGGCGGTTCCCGGCCTCTACGCCGCGGGCGCGTGCGCGTCGAACATCGCCCAGGACGGCAAGGGCTACGCCAGCGGAACCCAGCTCGGCGAGGGCTCGTTCTTCGGCAGGCGCGCGGGCGCATATGCCGCCGAGCGTTAG
- a CDS encoding VOC family protein codes for MLAQTPVQIAWVTRDLDATERALTTLLGAKKWVRMPDVHFAPDTCTFRGEPADFVASISLSYAGDTQLELISPVSGHSVYTEYLDAAGPGLHHICVEKSSVEEFDGALADADEVVAAGVMPGGMQFAYVAAPAAGVPYVEIAYIPDEIKAFFEYIKQEQK; via the coding sequence ATGCTTGCCCAGACACCTGTCCAGATTGCGTGGGTGACGCGGGACCTCGATGCGACCGAACGGGCGCTCACCACGTTGTTGGGCGCCAAGAAGTGGGTGCGCATGCCCGACGTCCACTTCGCGCCGGATACGTGCACCTTCCGCGGTGAACCGGCGGACTTCGTTGCCAGCATCTCGCTGAGCTACGCCGGTGACACGCAGTTGGAGCTCATCTCACCGGTGTCCGGGCACAGCGTCTACACCGAGTATCTGGACGCCGCCGGGCCTGGGCTGCACCACATCTGCGTCGAGAAATCCTCCGTCGAGGAGTTCGACGGCGCGCTTGCCGACGCCGACGAGGTCGTCGCTGCGGGGGTGATGCCCGGCGGGATGCAATTCGCTTATGTCGCCGCGCCGGCGGCCGGCGTGCCCTACGTCGAGATCGCCTACATCCCAGACGAAATCAAGGCATTCTTCGAATACATCAAACAGGAGCAGAAGTGA
- a CDS encoding SRPBCC family protein — translation MKDIDVDHQINAVRRTVGTRTIESGEARVVTISQVYNTDQEDLWDAVTTAERIERWFLPVSGELKLGGSYQLQGHANGTVLTCDPPKNFTATWESMGSVSWIDVSVVSEGVDRARLVVEHIAQVDDDTWRQFGPGAVGMGWDSMLLGLALHLDTGESVDPAEGQEWTTTEDGRRFLKLSGEQWYAANVVAGEDPDIARGSADRCLKAYYGEE, via the coding sequence ATGAAGGACATCGACGTCGACCATCAAATCAACGCGGTCAGGCGCACCGTCGGGACCCGCACGATCGAGTCGGGGGAGGCCCGCGTCGTGACCATCAGCCAGGTCTACAACACCGACCAGGAGGACCTCTGGGACGCGGTCACCACCGCCGAACGCATCGAGCGGTGGTTCCTGCCGGTTTCCGGGGAGCTGAAACTCGGCGGCTCCTACCAGCTACAGGGTCACGCCAACGGCACGGTGCTGACCTGCGATCCGCCGAAGAACTTCACCGCCACCTGGGAGAGCATGGGCAGCGTCAGCTGGATCGACGTCAGCGTCGTCAGCGAGGGCGTCGACCGGGCCCGTCTGGTGGTCGAGCACATCGCACAGGTGGACGACGACACCTGGCGCCAGTTCGGGCCCGGCGCCGTCGGCATGGGCTGGGACTCCATGCTGCTGGGCCTCGCCCTGCACCTGGACACCGGCGAGTCCGTCGACCCCGCCGAAGGGCAGGAGTGGACGACCACCGAAGACGGGCGCCGCTTCCTCAAACTGTCCGGCGAGCAGTGGTACGCCGCCAACGTCGTCGCCGGCGAGGACCCCGACATCGCGCGCGGCTCGGCCGACCGGTGCCTGAAGGCCTACTACGGCGAGGAGTAA